From Impatiens glandulifera chromosome 7, dImpGla2.1, whole genome shotgun sequence:
aaagagcTAGGAGTATTGTCCATACGATTCTGCTGCAAGTCTCTGGAATTGCTTGTTAAATATGTCTATGcttccatgtgaagaagattcatgttgttgttgttgctgtGGCCAAATGTTATTATGATTATTGATTGATTGCATTTCTGGTTTAGCATCTCCATAGATATGCTGAGGAGTAATATTTAGTTGGCTCTGAATTGCTGAAGTACCCATTAGATATTCGGACCATTTCATTTCTTCCTCTTGGTTGTTTTCGTGTTTTATTATTATGCAGTCGTCTGCTGCTGTTCCCCACGAGAAGGCTGTGTTGTTGTCGAAGAATGAAGTGTTGTTTTGAAGATCAACATTACTgttgttgctgctgctgcttccATTGCTGCTTGTACTGTTAATCCAATTGTGATTAACAGTGAAGGATCCCATTGAGTTGGTAGTGCTCTGATCAGAATGGAGACTAATGGAAGGTTTCGACATGGAATTACAAGGAAAACTTATGAAGTCGTGAATTGAATTGGGACTGAGAAAGAGACCCGTGTTTGGAATAATACTGGCTTCATAATTGTTGAACTGCTGCtgttgttgatgttgttgttgttgttgttggataGAGAAGAATCCCGCGGTGGAGCTTTCATGGGACGAATTAACAAATCTTTCCTCGTGGAAGAATTCATGGGTTGGTGTTACAGGAATATTCTGAACTACCACCGGCATCTGAATTGTCTTGTCGGAATTCTGATTGCTTTCTGTGTTTATGTTGTTGTTCAATTTCTCTTCATTCTCAACCTCGGAAAGTGGCTTATGGGTATTGGGATCAATTCCTCTTTGCCTGAGCTTCTTCTTAATTGAAGAATTCCAAAGATTCTTAATCTCATTATCTGTTCTTCCAGGTAACTGAGCTGCAATCTGAGACCACCTGATAGACCAAAACATAAAGCAATTAGTTATAAAGTCCCCTGCTTTATAACATGCACAAAGAAGAAATGATCAAAAGTACCTGTTTCCAAGAACAGAATGGAGTTCAATAATCAAGCTTTCTTCTTGATGTGAAAAGGTTCCTCTCTTCAAATCAGGTCTGAGGTAATTAATCCATCTTAGCCTGCAACTTTTTCCACATCTTTGTAAAGCTGCAAGTTTAGGAACAGAGCTCCAGCAGCCATGGCCAAATTTGGTTATATGTTTGATAAGCTTCTCATCTTCCTCAGGTGACCATAGACCTTTCCTTAACTTTTGCTTGTAGCAGCAAGAATGTCTGCCCATTTCTCTATTTGCAATAATATGCAAAATATTAAGGATTTCTTCTTTCTATCTGTAGTAACTGTCAATGAAGAGAGGGAAAGAGAGTGGAGATAATTAAGGAGAAAGCTGAGAAAATGAAATCAATTTATTATGGAGGGAGCCTCAAATAGGAAGGTCACActcaatattttcaaaattattattattttattttatttttggttatttttcAAATTGCTAACAAATACCTCCAATTATCCCATTTTCTTCATACCCCACAACAATTTATTGGGTAATGAGATTTTGTAAATGGGTCTTTCTAGTTTCTTAGTTTTTGAAGGAGATATCATTCTAATTATACAATGATATGTGTATAATCAAATGTGACAAATTAGTAATTTGGGTATATGATTGGGAATACAATATTGATTAacattatcaattaaaaaataagtcattAGTTTTGGAAGACAACAAGATATCATTCTTATTCAATGATGGTCTTTATACTTTGGTTTATTTTGTttctcaattaaaataaaataaatgaaaatgattggGGTATCTTTTGTACTAGTTGTGTTGTTTGAAACTTGAATAATTATTGTAAGAAAGTAAAATAAGACAAGGACAATAATGTAGATTCCTGCTTTCTTTTTTGTGGATGAATGTATACATCTAGAAACAACTTTCTTGAAACTAAATTTTGAGTGTAATTTGTactatttatatgaatatattaattaagttatatcacgaatcattattttatctaaataatgaatgaaatatttgacaaaaataaataatttttaaaaaaaattcaacattttcTCCATAATAATCAAAGCTGAATTCTTAAAGAgagtattttcattaataaatgtttattttaatattataattattttaagttataaaataagcacatttaatatatatcattatccTAATAAACTCTGAGAgaattctaatttattattattattttaacttagaaagttagtatttttatttagagtgttttaaataaaattaaattcgtAATTATTGGTATCTTAGgaattacattataaattagTGTTCCAttcaaataattcttaattattttaagataaattaaattactttgTAAATTATAATGTGAATCTTATAATAACGATCTCCCTTCAATTTAAAGCGTTACATGTGAGAATCGAAACTTGAAATTAAAGTGAAAGGTTTTAATTATGTCTAGCTAGTTTcatattaaataagataaacattaattaaaaataaaacaaaatttatctcaataaaaatgttttattcccactaaaaaaaatatataaaattgaacttaacggtaactattattattatgaaaagaGACACtctcattaatcattaagctcATATCAAGTGTCTTGTACCTTGTCTCCGAAAGGtcaacttttgtttttatttttttatttcaataatcccaatacatattaaaaaataatattttctttttttgtggATATCATTTTTACACATGACTCTATCTtcgatttattattataatgatgaaTAATAGGCAAAACACTAATTGGTTGGCAAGCAATTAAATATCTCtaattattactttaaaaaagGTATATAATAGTAACTAAAACTCAAATtaacttgatatatatatgtcctgtcataataattatatatgttacactaaataaatatgattagcGTTAGGTGACTTAGGTCAAAccctaaaattataagatatttaaaaattcactcaaaatattattatataaatgatgccCTCTAGGCTCTAGCTAATTAGTCTTGTCTGGTAGATTAAGAGGAAGGTGTCTACCGCTTGCcccaaaagaaaaataaaataattttgtaacattaattgaattaaatggAACAATATCCCATCATATATATTGTACAGCTAGCTAATATATGagtattaattttgtttgtaagtttgtgatattaatttataataaaataattgaatgataaaatatatatattaaggacccatatattaaatatatagagGATTCGATCTTGTAATCTCATCATGCATTCGTGGGCTTATCTTATGGCTGCTACTCtatcaatttaaaatactatGAGCtgtatttttcttcttctttcaagTCAACAACATTCTATgtccattattatatatttgtatgtaCTTAATTATATGTAAATTGTAAATTCATGATGTTATTATTAGGCGTTATCTAATATTCGTTTTTGAAAAATTCGGTAAAATCAGTCGGAGAGCTAATCGTTATTTCTGATGATTTATGAGCTCGATAActtgtttgtattttttcttcttattatttttaagttatgtgacttttttaaaaaaaaaaattcatatcatTCTTTGTTATTGTGCTTAAAatcatttttgtcatttttaatataaataaatcattaattttttttaactaaatgcAATTTCAGTTTAGggtaattattatattttagattgagtaatgacaatatattttaaaacggttgatattgtttaataataactatcaaaatttagttaatatttttttttgaggaGTATCTATGGAGAGGCTATGTCCACGAAATGTCCACTACTTCTTTAGCgattattattacttaatatCAATCGTTTTATGTTTAGGTATTGACGTTTTTTTACTAGTATTTTCACTTTTCatcaatttattcattttctatATAATATACCTATAGAAATTAATGTCTTTGATTGCTACAAAGCCTGGACCTTTAATAACGTGAAATATTTATTGGACCTTAATTTAATAAGAAGTGTCGCTAAtagtattaaattaaattttgactaattaaactaaaaattttGATGAGGAAATGTATATAATTGACTTGAAAAATGATATctcatttatcatatatttcctacatttcttttttatttatttattctcacaCACCGACGCTAGATGCATGCAGCTAATTATACTCttctataattatttaatcaattatttttcaaattccaaTCACATCACTAGTACACATATAccattaatttgaaataaattacaacAAACATGTGACATgcttgaatttattttattttattttttaaacttagaaAACTCTTACATTTATGTCATCCCACTTCAATTTATGACATTTTTAGGTATGAATATTCTCATTTATGACTTAAAATGAAAAAGGttaatattcattatttattaatttgaatttgttcatGCACATAACCAAGATTCTAAAATTGAGATAGGATGGGTCCATAGTTTctatgaagaaagaaaaaaaaaagcaagaAAATGTAAGAAAAGAGAAAGGTGGTGTGGTGGGGCTTATATCTTTTGGAAGCTTATAATATAAGAATAGGAGAAactaattcttattttattgtcGGTTCATTATCTAATTCACTTATTAggtataaaattaaagaaatttctTCTCACTTTCCACACACACTATCTCGTTTTAAAAAGGTAgatatttgaaattttcaactaattaaatGCATTTACACAGTTCATAGACAGCTCAtcgaaagaaaaataaaagtaacaaatgATCTTGaatagatttgaaattattataggTAATTAAAGTGATGAATTTAAGAATGTTTTTAACAAATGGTTTAAAATATTAGAGGGAAAGACTATTGGAAACTAAATGACttattataatgtattgaaTTGATATCGATAATATTGATTATTGGGGacaaatcattaataaaatagCAATTAAAGCTCTAATTAGTGGGGATTGTACTTTATGAATGGTTACTCctaaattattatgatatgaTATTCCTCACCTAGTCTAAAGAAGATCTTGTAGCTAGGCTTTTTCCTTGTTTGAGGTAAAATGaaaatcttttcaaatttgtttgGACTAAATAATACTCATTTTATGGGTTTGTTTtagatttaagaaataaattaatataagtgAAATATTTGTAATTCAATCAATagtattgtaatatattaaatatagcAATTTTGCAACCCCTTTAGTAAAGTATTGTTGTAAATATGcttcactattattattttttaatttattaatgcactttttctttttcttttaacaaataatattttgtaatgtgATCAAAATGTTTGAttgaattcataattttattttagtaaaaatagtAAGGacggaaataaatgtttatttgaacTCTCATGTTTGCGTGCTATTTAATTCTGGACACATTTATAAccatcataatttaaatttgaaatttgtgtGTTCCTTCTTAATATTGAGAACTGATATCAAAACTATATAAAGTTTGTGAGAATATTAAAGTGTATTTATGGATTATCTTTTACAATATTCTCAAACttaattagtattttataactaattatgaCATTATTGACATATATAAGTATCAATTAATGaagtaataaaaaaagattaattaattacaaattagaTATTGCAAGGGAACAAACCAAATTATTTGTGGGAACACTATAtgagattttttcaaaaaaaaagttatttgggTCCATGAGATGaccataatatttttcatcTCATTAATTTGgaccattaattaattaatgtacaTATATAATTAGGGGACATAATCACATGagcaatatatataatgagattcAAGTTAAATCACATTACTAATCAAAGTAATCTTTTTGTCATGTCAAGCTAATGGTCCATCATCATGCATCATGAGGGGATCAAAGTTTCACTAATTAcccataattaatttaatttaattaatggaagCTTAAGATCTAAAAACAATGATTAAGACCAAAATCAACAAAACCCATTtgtcatttaactttttttttgctttctcctaattaattattgtgtttTGATTCAGTGTGAAGTTTGGGTCAAATACTAATAGATTTAAgatttactttaattaaatcatataattaGTTAATGAATTATCTAATCCAAGCaattatcaaaaacaaattGTCTGGTTGAAATTATATGGTTTGCTGGTCTCATCTATGCCTTTGTAGTGGGAAATGATGAAGGACTTtcatcatcacaaacaaaaTTCTAGCTTTTTTGTGGTGAAATATTTTgagtttcttttttttaattatggatTCATAGCAATATTCTTCTGTTTCCATTCAATACATTTCCAGTAAATCGAACTCTCGACCTTGCAATTGCAATGGATTGagaatctaaaattaatttgttacttTGCAATTGGTTGAGCCTTGGCATTCACTAAACCAGTATGAATCACCCTTTGACAATATTTTGACAATATTCATGTGTTATGTAATACAAAACAGGGTAAATTATTAACGTTCCAAACGAGACTTTGCAAATAGCTAGTTTTCTTTAACAAGAATGGAAAAAATGATTTATACAAAGATGCTAGAACCATCTAATCCATTTAATCCATTTCCCAGCTAACTTGAGTACTTGGGTTGAATAGAATAGAATAAACACcattagagaaaataaaaataaagtctaTGAGTCAGATTCATGTATAAAACTCattcaagaaaataaataggCAAGAGTTTTTACTTTAGTTGTGATGATTCGAACTTAACTAAATCCTTATCTGATACATCAATTTTATTGAAACTGGCAAATATTTAATCTGCTTagtatgattaataaaaaattgatataatctattaaaataatcaaatttttaactcACTTCAGgcgttttaaataaaaattaaactcgTGACGTTTGTTTTTTAGATATAGATTATTATcccttaaactattttaatgagTAATTAGTGTTCCCTTTgatgtatttttcttttgtataattaataaaatattatatatttttcaaataagattAAATTTAGAGTTTATATTGTATTGACGAAAATTCATtctagatatatattttaaaataaaaattaaaatagacatAACTAAATACacttttaccatttaaaaaatatataaatgtgaCTACAAATTGACATTCAAATATATCTTATatgaacaataatataattagtaTCCAAGATTTTGAGTTGGTGaacttgaaatatttttgtatggacataaagaaaatttataaatgaaacgtgaattaaattgaaatttctaGCATAAAAAACATTGTTTTAGGTGGACTGAACTTCCAAGCCCTAAATTAGggtcctatatatatattattgaaaagttTATCATTTTCTGTTtactattttttgtttatttattttgaaaatggaCTAAATTCTCAAAACAATCTCTTGATTGGTCCTTAACCAACCCACtccattaataattatttagaagcgtcaaaataacatttaatttattttttttcaaccgaattaattaaatgtttctCATAATATTAATTTCCTCGTAGTTAATAATCAAAAATATCTTAGAAATTTCAAACATTACACATGTAATTAACAACAATTCAGTTGTGATGTCAAAGATGCCTTCATGAAAATCAACCTTTACCAGAGGTTGTAAATAGATCCATTAAAGTTGCCTGGAATCAAGAGATTTTGTTGAGAAAAATGTCATAAATTgtaagaatatttaatcaaatattcttACAATTggatagattattattatttaggttaagttataagaaattatataagttttatatgtttataattttgatattggtaaataatatttaaattttttttagataatttatatttattatatattagtaattaatGTGTAGCACAATTTAATAACTGCTATTCTAATTTTAAGTCACACGTCACGACACACGACACCacattttaatgaatatttcagtgttttgacttttttgaatgataattgaatattaatatttatttaaaaatcttttcaactgaatttatttattattgtttttattattaaaaacaaattaacaaatttaagaaaacatgttttaagttgaaaagattttaagtaaacttaaatatatgaaaacttgaagataataaattaaaataaataaacgtcttttttcataatatatatggattttataaacaattttaaggtaggtttttatcaaaaaagtattactagagttttttttatttatttaaaaataaagatttcttattaaaaacaagttagttaatatttaaaacgtatatattaatatattattatttaggtttagttagtacaaatataaatattaagggCTGATTCTACTAAATCCTTTAGAAAAGAATTTCTTCTTAATAAACTctcttaatttaattgatatcaCAACTCCACAAGAGATTATATACTACTTAAAGCAACGtgtgaaatgaataaaaaaaaagatgaaatctattaaagaaaaaaaagatagtTAAGTAAAGAGTTTATTAGAGTCacttattttgtaataaatatttaatgataattaaatattataagatatttaaattatttgataataaatatttaagatgtttaaaactatgttttaaaatctttttttaattaaggtttTAGTAATAAAATTTGGTAAGGCCTTATCACAGAAATTCCATTTATTAtgaattgttaatatttttattttttattcaaaataaaataatatatatatatatatatattataattgataaataaaataatatttttttattattatatcataatttgtTTTAACCTTGTCcatgtatttaatatatttaaaaaataagttacaactttgataaaataaaaataaaaaaattatatttttgaaaaaaaaagttaataatactaaacatatatatatatatatatatatatttaagtctAAATTAATTGTATTGTTTGTATGTGGGCAGAAGAAATAGGACAAAAAATGATATCTAAactttttcataaatatataaaataaagataaaaattaatttttaatttaataagaaatcTCTTTCATTTGAGTTAATTTATTGAattcattatataataatattttgaattcagtaaatttaaaataaagagtttatataatatagtttttatattaaaattttacttaaaaaataaaaataatattaatatttttatataatatatatatgtatatatattaaatatttaatacacataaataaaatgtttttctaCTCAAGCAACATCATATACTTGaacatttaatcaattaaattagatcaatttttaaataagtcccaacatatagttttaaaattaaatataataataaaaaatattattatttattttataaaagttctaagaattgagaaaattaacattaattttttcatGTAAGTTTATGTGACTCCATTTTTTGGGGTTAGTATAGCCATCTTAATTAGTATTCAAAGAAACCTGAAAATTGTTATACAAATTATTGACTAAAGCACATATAAAAGTTgaataaaaagatataaaatttcTTTATAAGAACCTTTTCTAATGAATCTGTTACTGATATTCTTCTATCAAAGTAAAAGAGTAGAAAACatattgattttgaataaataaattgcaAATGcccttacaaatttaataaatatttcattgtTTATCTAATACAATAATCTATTACTATAGCACTTTCAATGTACATAATGCAAAAttgtaaaaaagaaattaaatctgtaaaccaattaattaattttgtttttccaaGTCCTTGTAATTGTAAAGTGGTTGTAGGTATTGAAAAAGtagatttaatttgattaaagtttatataattatgttttattaattaaaaaatatttttataaaatttaaacaataatataaaagaacatattaataatttaagttaaatacGCTTTGAGTTGGAAGTTTTGAGTTTAAATAGCTTTGAATTGgaaattttgagtttaaatagGAATGTAACtaattctctttaattaaaaaataaaataatttaatttaaatactttaactttttttttattagaagataatttgaaattcataaattgtttttcaaataacaaaaataaataaattacttattgatgaaaaataataatattattatttttttttgattaacTTTCACAAGAAGATGAAGTCTCTTTCCTCCTTAGGGCTAAAAACCccccaaatatttttattttattttattaaaagataatttaaaattcataattttctttaaataaccaaaataaaaaataaattatttactgATACagaataatagtaataataataataatatttttgattaatttatcaTGCAAATCAACAAGTAACAATAGATCAAAAATCTCAAGATGAACCCAATGAAAAAGGTTCAAATCTTCTCTTATTTTTGCAAcataaattaagcattattatatccTAAAAGGCTGAATTCTTAATTTTTAGtaaaaacttttattatttgaagTACCAACAATTGTTGATGCTCAGGAAGAGGTGATtactttatttcaaaaaataatccttactcatatttttaaataaagattacaATAAGATTATACAAATATAACTAGTGAACTCCCAATTTTAGTGCTAAAGAAAATATCCACACTTACCAGTTTCAAagaaacattatttgaaaattttaaatcaaataaaatttatttttacttaatgaAGGCTTGTAATCATTAAAAGACTTGTAATCATTAAAAGAAGGTGGTTTACGACTATAATGTATATTGGGCCGTTTATACAATTTGGTGGTGGACATGCAGAGGCCCTGACAGTTAAGCCTAAACTTCAGTCTGTTGTCAAATAACAATGTGAATAGTCGGGAATAAAtagtcaaaatctaaaataaagaattacttaaaatagttagttaattataaattcGTCAAatgaaaagtttttaaaattctatatattattaatatatagataattaatttccccacaaaaaattataaaattaattaaaaataataaatttatatttacaaaattaattacattcATTTATTTCAGTTATGGcttatgattaaataaataaataaataattagcaCGACCCAATAATCACGACTAATAACTCTAATTTCAATCTATACAGTTACGACAACTCCCAAACTCCAAATATATAGAAAGCCCCAATTCTAAAGAAAACATCCATAGATAGTGAATccactaattttaaatatatatatatttatcgaGAATAACATATCTATTTACACTTAAAGTGATAAATGATATGTTTTTGTAAGAACTTtgtttcaaatttgaaatattttaagcaaattctaatataataaacttaaaatgataaaacaaacaaaataaaataaacatctcTTTTcgggaaatttgacaaaatgaccttaaagactgggttatttgacctggtggtaatttgataatttaattgcgctcgtggtgattttattttttttggacgattttgcccttgtcgcgaaacgctaagtcacttagcgtttcgcgaagtgaaaatatgtgaaatgtccaaattacccttactatttaatataacttccctcattttttttcatttcttttcttctccttctctctcttcccgttcttctcctccttctctctaaactgggCGGCGGCGATCGGCGGCGACGGCGGCGAAACGACAATGAGTTtcacgacgagcacgagcactgttccacttggtacgtttatcttatgatatttcaagtttattgatgtttggtttatgcatcttcgaatcactgttgtttagggtttacttcccgtttcgctaaggacttaccgtttcgctaaggacttcccgtttcgctaaggacttcccgtttcgctaaggacttatcgtttcgttaaatattttaacatgagTTGTCTTAGCTCAGCTGGTAGAGTGCGTGGCTTTTAACCATGTGGTTGTGGGTTCAATTCCCACAACCatgtggttttttttttaatttttaatttgatacataaatgaaatggtatagaaaatgtttgttatggttatgttttaatttgatgcataaatgaaatggtatagaaaatgtttgtttgttttttttatttttgcataaatcaaatgttcatttgtagagaaatggttatgttttagtttgatgcataaatgaaatggtataaaaagaaatgaaaca
This genomic window contains:
- the LOC124945267 gene encoding transcription factor MYB61-like encodes the protein MGRHSCCYKQKLRKGLWSPEEDEKLIKHITKFGHGCWSSVPKLAALQRCGKSCRLRWINYLRPDLKRGTFSHQEESLIIELHSVLGNRWSQIAAQLPGRTDNEIKNLWNSSIKKKLRQRGIDPNTHKPLSEVENEEKLNNNINTESNQNSDKTIQMPVVVQNIPVTPTHEFFHEERFVNSSHESSTAGFFSIQQQQQQHQQQQQFNNYEASIIPNTGLFLSPNSIHDFISFPCNSMSKPSISLHSDQSTTNSMGSFTVNHNWINSTSSNGSSSSNNSNVDLQNNTSFFDNNTAFSWGTAADDCIIIKHENNQEEEMKWSEYLMGTSAIQSQLNITPQHIYGDAKPEMQSINNHNNIWPQQQQQHESSSHGSIDIFNKQFQRLAAESYGQYS